A genomic window from Myotis daubentonii chromosome 4, mMyoDau2.1, whole genome shotgun sequence includes:
- the LRRC14B gene encoding leucine-rich repeat-containing protein 14B, which translates to MKSLRFASAEALVSHPQVALQSLDSVAHNLYPLLFKASYLLERAEVIRALLQRWPLEEFRLGALLGPSTDHAGDLRDRACRACLEACLRGLADHVLQGRGQRRLQLADLTGVRDVQVQQCPCGRPLGRWGRTELLARTCCELQADPQAAQHSVKVLADIFVTDGNFQLVVQALGPAAPAPLRLRCLSFRADSLDPSQLLHVLCLAGPGELRRLQVVHNVRLHAGHVQQLLAQLHFPQLVSLTLPAKAFDTPPACAPATEGEDPLLTSIAWELSQMTQLRELSVAFSTLTGNVQKLLGPLRTPLRALDLANCSLNHADMAFLAGCTHAAHLEVLDLSGHSLIHLFPSSFFRLLGRAAQTLRVLTLEECGIEDRHLSTLILALSPCQQLQELRFLGNPLSASALRRLFLALCELPKLRWVEFPVPKDCYPEGAAYPQDELAMSKFDQQKYELIAEDLRGVLLRAGRDDIQVSTPVFGSFDPDIQETSNELGVFLLQAFKTALENFSRALKQME; encoded by the exons ATGAAGTCACTGCGCTTTGCTTCTGCCGAGGCCCTGGTGTCCCACCCCCAGGTGGCCCTGCAGAGCCTGGACAGCGTGGCCCACAACCTCTACCCACTCCTCTTCAAAGCCAGCTACTTGCTGGAGCGGGCGGAGGTGATCCGCGCCCTGCTGCAGCGGTGGCCACTGGAGGAGTTCCGGCTGGGCGCGCTGCTGGGGCCCAGCACGGACCACGCAGGCGACCTGCGAgaccgggcctgcagggcctgcctggagGCCTGCCTGAGGGGCCTGGCGGACCACGTGCTCCAGGGCAGGGGCCAGCGGCGGCTGCAGTTGGCTGACCTCACGGGAGTCCGAGATGTGCAGGTGCAACAGTGCCCCTGCGGGAGGCCGCTGGGCCGGTGGGGCCGCACCGAGCTGCTGGCGAGGACCTGCTGCGAGCTGCAGGCGGACCCCCAGGCCGCCCAGCATTCTGTCAAGGTCCTGGCTGATATCTTCGTCACGGATGGAAACTTCCAGTTGGTGGTGCAGGCCCTGGGGCCGGCAGCTCCCGCCCCACTGCGCCTGCGCTGCCTCTCCTTCCGGGCGGACAGCCTGGACCCCAGCCAGCTCCTGCATGTGCTGTGTCTGGCGGGGCCTGGCGAGCTGCGCCGGCTGCAGGTGGTGCACAACGTGCGGCTGCACGCGGGCCAcgtgcagcagctgctggcccagctGCACTTCCCCCAGCTGGTCTCACTCACCCTGCCTGCCAAGGCCTTTGACACGCCCCCTGCCTGCGCCCCAGCTACCGAGGGTGAGGACCCCCTCCTCACCTCCATCGCCTGGGAGCTCAGCCAGATGACCCAGCTCAGGGAGCTGAGTGTGGCTTTCTCCACACTGACTGGGAACGTCCAGAAACTGCTCGG cccccTGAGGACCCCGCTGAGAGCTCTGGACCTGGCCAACTGCTCCCTGAACCACGCGGACATGGCCTTCTTGGCAGGCTGCACCCATGCCGCCCACCTGGAGGTGCTGGACCTCAGCGGGCACAGCCTGATCCACCTTTTCCCTTCGAGCTTCTTCAGGCTGCTGGGCCGGGCCGCGCAGACGCTGAGGGTGCTCACCCTGGAGGAGTGCGGCATCGAGGACCGCCACCTGAGCACCCTGATCCTGGCCCTGAGCCCCTGCCAGCAGCTCCAGGAGCTCCGCTTCCTGGGGAACCCGCTGTCGGCCTCCGCCCTGAGGCgcctcttcctggctctctgTGAGCTCCCCAAGCTGCGGTGGGTGGAGTTCCCGGTGCCCAAGGACTGCTACCCTGAGGGGGCCGCCTACCCCCAGGACGAGCTGGCCATGTCCAAATTCGACCAGCAGAAATACGAGCTGATTGCCGAGGACCTGCGTGGGGTGCTGCTGCGGGCCGGCCGGGATGACATCCAGGTCTCCACACCAGTCTTTGGAAGTTTCGACCCAGATATTCAAGAAACAAGCAATGAACTTGGTGTTTTCTTGCTGCAAGCTTTCAAAACGGCCCTAGAAAACTTTTCCAGGGCTCTGAAACAAATGGAGTAG